From Alteromonas sp. RKMC-009, one genomic window encodes:
- a CDS encoding cation transporter yields the protein MSGCGCEVEIKDQSQRQVLYWLLGINATMFVIEMGIGLFADSTALIADSLDMLADAVVYGIALYAIGKSLLHKANAARISGFFQMALGLLIIIDIVRRSIYGSEPVSGLMMAMGAVALVANVICLVIIRKQKNEEVHMRASWIFSANDVIANLGVIFAGVLVFWLDSRWPDLVIGVIVSCVVLRGAKMILEDAKNERQRALSAQN from the coding sequence ATGAGCGGATGTGGGTGCGAAGTTGAGATAAAAGACCAGTCCCAACGACAGGTTTTGTATTGGCTTTTGGGAATAAACGCGACAATGTTTGTTATAGAAATGGGGATCGGGTTGTTTGCTGATTCAACCGCATTAATAGCCGATTCACTTGATATGCTCGCCGACGCAGTTGTCTATGGTATTGCCCTTTATGCTATTGGTAAATCGCTATTACACAAAGCGAATGCGGCTAGAATTAGCGGCTTTTTTCAGATGGCACTGGGTCTGTTGATAATCATTGATATTGTAAGACGGTCAATTTACGGCAGCGAACCTGTATCAGGATTAATGATGGCTATGGGGGCGGTTGCACTGGTTGCTAATGTCATTTGTCTTGTGATCATACGCAAACAAAAAAATGAAGAAGTGCATATGCGGGCAAGCTGGATATTTTCAGCCAACGATGTGATTGCCAACTTAGGTGTTATCTTTGCTGGCGTTTTGGTGTTTTGGCTCGATTCTCGATGGCCTGATTTGGTTATCGGTGTGATAGTTTCGTGCGTTGTGTTGCGCGGGGCAAAAATGATCCTCGAAGATGCTAAAAATGAAAGACAGCGAGCGCTTAGTGCGCAAAATTAA
- a CDS encoding TolC family protein gives MSSSRPLGIKKARSAYLKLISAVLVTMSISVQSANAQKSSITLENALKRTLSNNPDLVVFDFKSSALDGESKMANLRPKMSVGVEVENVLGTGEVSGIKDADLTLTLSSVIELGDKVSGRMNVVSTKKAQLLTQRRIRTLDILGETTRRYINVIVQQALHKTEQRAEMLARTMLQTVSTRVEAGASSPLEKKRAESALSQARLSLLINEQKLSEYKRDLAIMWGDTNAVFAEVEGALLSFPNSLSLEHVLSQLQSNPHVLLYADNYRVQEARLRVVQTSQQFDIAWEAGIRRLQGIDDTAFVASISVPLNTKQRNLGEYEQQRALLDSIDYQKQAKIRELTRQINQVISAKDQALLTVTTLQDNVVPTLESALNLAREGYESGRYNYLEWVTTQQQLIDMQRTLIKAAGLVHLRSADLEALTGIPVFSDSPSTSVQSSELLEKK, from the coding sequence ATGAGTTCTTCTCGCCCATTGGGCATAAAAAAAGCTCGCTCAGCGTATCTGAAATTGATATCTGCTGTACTGGTAACCATGAGCATATCTGTTCAATCTGCCAATGCACAAAAGTCTTCAATCACGCTTGAAAATGCGCTCAAACGCACATTATCAAACAACCCAGATTTAGTTGTGTTCGATTTTAAATCTTCGGCTTTGGATGGTGAATCAAAAATGGCCAATTTACGACCCAAAATGTCTGTTGGGGTTGAAGTTGAAAATGTGTTGGGAACAGGCGAAGTGTCTGGTATCAAAGATGCCGATTTGACACTGACCTTATCGTCGGTCATCGAGCTTGGCGATAAAGTCAGCGGCCGAATGAATGTGGTGAGTACAAAAAAAGCACAACTGCTTACTCAACGGCGAATTCGGACGCTGGACATCCTAGGTGAAACAACTCGACGATATATCAATGTCATTGTCCAACAAGCGTTGCACAAGACTGAGCAACGAGCTGAAATGCTGGCTCGCACAATGCTTCAGACAGTCTCTACACGGGTTGAAGCGGGAGCTTCTTCACCACTTGAGAAAAAACGTGCAGAGTCAGCGTTGTCGCAGGCGCGTTTGTCGTTATTGATAAATGAACAAAAACTCAGTGAGTATAAACGCGACCTGGCCATCATGTGGGGCGACACTAACGCTGTGTTTGCGGAAGTTGAAGGGGCACTGTTATCGTTTCCAAATTCACTATCACTTGAACATGTGCTTTCACAGCTTCAAAGCAATCCACACGTTTTGCTTTATGCTGATAATTATCGGGTTCAAGAGGCCCGACTAAGAGTAGTTCAGACTAGCCAGCAGTTTGATATTGCGTGGGAAGCTGGTATCCGGAGACTGCAAGGAATTGATGACACAGCGTTTGTCGCCAGTATTTCGGTGCCGTTAAATACCAAGCAGCGGAATCTAGGTGAATACGAACAACAACGCGCATTGCTTGACAGTATCGACTATCAAAAGCAAGCGAAAATTCGTGAACTCACTCGCCAAATAAATCAAGTCATTAGTGCAAAAGACCAAGCCTTGCTCACTGTTACGACCCTTCAAGACAATGTCGTTCCCACATTGGAATCTGCACTGAACTTGGCGCGGGAAGGCTATGAAAGTGGTCGCTACAACTACTTAGAGTGGGTGACAACGCAGCAACAACTCATCGATATGCAACGAACACTGATAAAAGCCGCAGGCTTAGTTCACCTTCGAAGCGCAGATCTAGAGGCACTTACGGGAATTCCCGTGTTTTCTGACTCTCCCTCGACGTCTGTTCAATCATCAGAATTACTAGAGAAAAAATAA
- a CDS encoding helix-turn-helix transcriptional regulator encodes MHIHLWPYKAIYIGVSPDNYVHAHHAVQICIGLDRDISVQDHKAQSIHTGQCIVIFEDVPHKVLAQDNQIVVIYLEPEDRQNQQFLKALRQARSDGINTLPLTSKELGSISQHLFTDVDIDKVWKTVNKAVGLVYSPALSSRPEDKRVRAVIDIIASQRGCAIDMAFLSSKVFLSPSRLTHLFKQEVGIPISRFIVWWRVRAAIEQLSKSATLTEAAHASGFSDLPHMSKTFKQLFGFAPSRYSNRTPLKFTVISRLIQAELSLTRE; translated from the coding sequence ATGCATATTCATTTGTGGCCCTACAAAGCGATTTACATCGGAGTCAGTCCTGATAATTATGTTCATGCACATCATGCTGTCCAAATTTGCATTGGTTTAGACAGAGACATCTCGGTTCAAGATCACAAAGCACAAAGTATTCACACCGGACAATGTATTGTGATTTTCGAAGATGTCCCTCACAAGGTTTTGGCACAGGACAATCAGATTGTAGTCATCTATTTAGAGCCTGAAGATAGGCAAAACCAACAATTTCTCAAAGCCTTACGTCAAGCCAGGAGTGATGGAATTAATACTCTGCCGCTTACTAGCAAAGAATTGGGATCCATTTCTCAGCATCTATTTACTGACGTCGATATCGACAAAGTGTGGAAAACAGTAAATAAAGCGGTAGGGCTAGTCTATAGTCCTGCGCTTTCATCGCGCCCTGAGGATAAACGGGTACGAGCGGTCATCGACATTATTGCTTCGCAGAGAGGTTGTGCAATCGATATGGCGTTTTTATCATCGAAGGTTTTCTTGTCCCCAAGTCGTCTAACACATCTTTTTAAGCAAGAAGTGGGTATACCTATTAGTCGTTTTATTGTCTGGTGGCGTGTGCGCGCCGCAATAGAACAACTGAGTAAGTCAGCAACATTGACTGAGGCTGCCCATGCTTCGGGTTTTTCTGACTTACCTCATATGAGTAAAACGTTTAAACAGCTGTTTGGATTTGCACCTTCTCGTTATTCAAACCGCACACCATTAAAATTCACAGTAATTAGCCGTTTGATACAAGCCGAATTAAGTTTGACTAGGGAATAA
- a CDS encoding efflux RND transporter periplasmic adaptor subunit has protein sequence MNTSQFTLLTSARDLLGVLAMLLTLLFATVALADDDDEEAEERPEYVVLSQERMLKHDIVTASAASGSLSLTTRTFGRIVHDPASLSHIRARFDGVVKRIMVNIGDKIEKGDTLAIIESNESLNQYSITSPMSGKIIARHANDGELTNGQVLLSVANYSRAIAQLAIFPKQRTHIAADMEVTLRLEELQQQSSISHITSSPDDKPYSIAFVNVDNGSGYWPLGAMVEGYIQIGFQEVNLALPKSSIQELDGQTIVFVKEGERFYPRQVKLGNTDNRLVEIVKGVQIGQQVVVENSYLLKADLLKMEAGDDD, from the coding sequence ATGAATACATCACAATTTACATTACTCACTAGCGCACGTGACTTGCTTGGCGTGTTAGCCATGCTACTTACTTTATTGTTTGCTACTGTCGCCCTGGCTGATGATGACGATGAGGAAGCCGAAGAAAGACCCGAGTACGTAGTATTATCTCAAGAACGGATGCTTAAACACGATATCGTGACTGCTTCAGCCGCGTCAGGATCATTATCGCTCACAACCAGAACGTTTGGGCGGATAGTTCATGATCCTGCGTCACTGAGTCATATTCGTGCCCGCTTCGACGGTGTTGTAAAACGTATCATGGTGAATATTGGAGATAAAATAGAAAAAGGTGACACGCTGGCAATCATTGAGTCAAACGAGAGTTTAAATCAATACTCAATCACCTCACCGATGTCTGGAAAAATCATAGCTAGACACGCCAATGATGGTGAGCTCACCAACGGTCAAGTGCTGCTTTCTGTTGCTAATTACTCTCGCGCAATTGCTCAATTGGCTATTTTCCCCAAACAACGTACTCATATTGCCGCTGATATGGAAGTCACTTTAAGGCTTGAGGAATTGCAGCAACAATCAAGTATAAGCCACATTACGTCCTCACCGGATGACAAACCCTATTCTATCGCGTTTGTGAACGTTGATAATGGCAGTGGTTATTGGCCTTTAGGCGCTATGGTAGAGGGTTATATTCAGATTGGTTTCCAAGAAGTCAATCTGGCACTCCCCAAAAGTTCAATACAAGAGTTAGATGGGCAAACCATTGTTTTTGTCAAAGAAGGGGAACGATTTTACCCCCGCCAAGTAAAACTTGGGAACACGGACAACCGTTTAGTAGAGATTGTGAAGGGCGTTCAAATAGGCCAGCAAGTCGTTGTAGAAAATAGCTATCTACTAAAAGCTGATTTATTAAAAATGGAGGCGGGCGATGATGACTAA
- a CDS encoding efflux RND transporter permease subunit, with the protein MIARILRLSIERRGVMMLFALFVAFFGMYSYKQLPIDAVPDITNVQVQINTATPGYSPLETEQRITFIVETSLAGLPNLSYTRSISRYGLSQVTVVFKEGTDLYFARNLVNERLTAIAAQLPTGLTPEMGPIATGLGEIYMYSLSAEPQARQDNGQPYDAMALREIHDWVVKPQLSLVEGVTEVYAVGGFEKQYHVNPNPVAMINFGISTGDLLSALERNNANQGAGFVEQNGQQVLIRSEAQLKGIDDIGQVVVKIIDGVPVKIQDIAQINLGKELRSGAGTLNGQETVIGTTMMLVGENSRTVAKAVDSKLETIKTSLPEGVILEAVYDRTSLVDKTIDTVQKNLVEGALLVIVVLFVLLGNVRAALITAAVIPLAMLATISGMVKTDVSANLMSLGALDFGLIVDGAVIIVENCIRRLSESQKQNGATLPLKERLNVVYEATNEVIRPSLFGVLIITIVYIPLFTLTGVEGKMFHPMAATVIMALLAAMVFCFTVVPAAIAIFMRGKISEKESPIIKGAKAVYRPVLTGALRFRWLVVVAASALVVGSLWMGSKLGSEFIPQLNEGDILVQAIRIPGTGVEQAVEMQKTLEAKLMQYEQVQTVFGRTGTGEVATDPMPPNITDTYVILKPREQWPDPSMIKAELVETFEEDLFTLPGNNYEFTQPIQMRFNELISGVRADLGIKLFGDDLDTLFASASDILTVISTIEGADDARLEQVEGIPIFTVTPKPDQLARFGLDIADLQLWLNAATGGETAGMIFEGDRRFEIVVRYGDDIRNELTQLESVPIVTPSGEHVPISELATLAFKEVPSQISRENGKRSIVVTANVRDRDIGTFVEEAQARINDEVDLPAGYWLDYGGTFEQLESASQRLTIVVPVTLFVILTMLVIAFGSIRDALIIFTGIPLALTGGVMSLWLRDMPLSISASVGFIALSGIAVLNGLVMLSFIKQRLLETGELVNSIVEGALIRLRPVLMTALVASLGFVPMALNTGIGAEVQRPLATVVIGGIISSTLLTLVVLPVLYRLVHSKGD; encoded by the coding sequence ATGATTGCACGAATACTCCGTCTGTCGATTGAGCGCCGTGGTGTCATGATGTTGTTCGCCTTGTTTGTCGCCTTTTTTGGTATGTACAGTTACAAACAACTGCCGATTGATGCTGTGCCTGATATCACCAACGTGCAAGTGCAGATAAATACCGCAACCCCAGGTTACTCGCCTTTGGAGACTGAACAACGCATAACGTTTATAGTTGAAACCTCGCTGGCCGGTTTGCCTAATTTATCGTATACCCGCTCGATATCACGCTATGGCTTGTCGCAAGTCACAGTCGTGTTTAAAGAGGGCACCGATTTATATTTCGCACGAAATCTCGTCAACGAGCGTCTCACCGCCATCGCGGCGCAATTGCCAACAGGGTTAACCCCTGAAATGGGCCCTATCGCCACAGGCTTGGGTGAAATTTACATGTACTCGTTAAGTGCTGAGCCTCAGGCGCGACAGGACAACGGTCAACCCTATGATGCTATGGCATTAAGGGAGATCCATGATTGGGTAGTTAAGCCCCAATTGTCGCTTGTTGAGGGGGTGACCGAGGTTTATGCGGTAGGCGGATTTGAAAAGCAATATCATGTGAATCCTAATCCAGTCGCAATGATAAACTTTGGGATAAGTACAGGTGACCTTCTCAGTGCGCTAGAACGCAACAATGCGAATCAAGGCGCTGGTTTTGTAGAACAAAATGGGCAACAAGTACTGATCAGATCGGAAGCCCAACTGAAGGGCATCGACGATATCGGCCAAGTGGTTGTTAAGATCATTGATGGCGTACCGGTAAAAATTCAAGACATCGCCCAAATCAACCTCGGTAAAGAGCTGCGCTCTGGAGCCGGCACGTTAAATGGCCAAGAAACAGTGATTGGCACGACAATGATGTTAGTGGGAGAAAACTCTCGTACGGTCGCCAAAGCTGTGGACAGTAAGCTCGAAACCATTAAAACAAGCTTACCCGAGGGCGTTATCCTTGAAGCGGTTTACGATAGAACAAGCCTCGTTGACAAAACCATCGACACAGTACAGAAAAACCTCGTCGAGGGCGCTTTACTTGTCATCGTTGTGCTATTCGTTTTGCTTGGGAATGTGCGAGCTGCACTTATTACAGCCGCTGTAATACCCCTGGCAATGCTTGCCACGATATCGGGTATGGTCAAAACCGATGTGTCTGCTAACTTAATGAGTTTAGGCGCACTGGATTTTGGCTTGATTGTCGATGGCGCAGTTATCATTGTTGAAAACTGTATCAGGCGATTATCCGAATCCCAGAAGCAAAACGGCGCAACTCTACCGCTCAAAGAAAGACTGAATGTTGTATATGAAGCCACTAATGAAGTCATACGTCCCAGTTTGTTTGGTGTATTGATCATTACCATTGTTTATATCCCCTTGTTCACGCTCACTGGCGTCGAAGGTAAAATGTTCCACCCCATGGCAGCGACCGTGATAATGGCTTTGCTTGCCGCAATGGTATTTTGTTTTACCGTAGTGCCTGCGGCGATAGCAATTTTCATGAGAGGTAAAATTAGCGAAAAAGAAAGCCCAATTATTAAAGGTGCAAAGGCAGTCTATCGTCCTGTTTTAACCGGAGCGCTGCGTTTTAGATGGCTAGTGGTAGTAGCAGCGAGTGCTTTGGTTGTCGGCAGTTTATGGATGGGCAGTAAATTAGGCTCCGAGTTTATTCCCCAGCTCAATGAAGGTGATATCTTAGTACAGGCAATACGGATCCCTGGGACAGGGGTAGAACAAGCAGTTGAAATGCAAAAAACTCTTGAAGCGAAACTTATGCAGTATGAGCAAGTACAGACGGTATTCGGTCGCACGGGTACGGGTGAGGTCGCCACCGACCCTATGCCACCAAACATTACAGATACTTATGTTATTTTAAAGCCTCGGGAGCAATGGCCCGATCCATCAATGATAAAAGCTGAGTTAGTGGAAACGTTTGAAGAGGACTTGTTTACTTTGCCCGGCAATAATTATGAATTTACGCAACCTATACAAATGCGTTTTAACGAATTGATTAGTGGCGTAAGGGCAGATTTGGGGATAAAGCTATTTGGGGATGACTTAGATACGCTCTTTGCATCTGCTTCTGACATTTTGACCGTTATTTCAACGATTGAAGGAGCTGATGACGCGAGGCTTGAGCAGGTAGAAGGCATTCCAATCTTCACCGTCACACCAAAGCCTGATCAATTGGCACGCTTTGGTTTGGATATAGCCGACTTGCAGTTATGGCTCAATGCTGCGACAGGTGGAGAAACCGCTGGAATGATTTTTGAAGGCGACAGACGCTTTGAGATTGTCGTGCGATATGGCGACGACATTCGAAATGAACTCACTCAGCTTGAGAGCGTTCCCATCGTCACGCCCTCTGGTGAGCATGTACCGATAAGCGAATTAGCCACACTGGCATTTAAAGAAGTACCTAGCCAAATAAGCCGGGAAAATGGCAAACGTAGTATTGTTGTCACAGCAAATGTGCGTGACAGAGATATTGGCACTTTTGTTGAAGAAGCTCAGGCGAGAATCAATGATGAAGTAGATTTACCTGCTGGTTATTGGCTCGACTATGGTGGAACCTTTGAGCAGCTCGAGAGTGCGAGTCAACGATTGACTATTGTGGTACCGGTTACGTTGTTTGTGATTTTGACAATGCTGGTAATTGCGTTTGGTTCTATACGCGATGCGTTGATTATCTTCACAGGTATCCCTTTGGCATTAACAGGCGGTGTAATGTCTCTTTGGTTAAGGGATATGCCTTTATCCATATCCGCGTCGGTAGGATTTATCGCGTTGTCTGGGATTGCCGTATTAAACGGATTGGTAATGCTGTCCTTCATCAAGCAACGTTTGCTAGAAACCGGAGAATTAGTGAATAGCATTGTTGAAGGGGCACTTATTCGCTTGCGTCCGGTATTAATGACAGCACTAGTGGCAAGCCTTGGATTTGTGCCCATGGCGCTCAATACGGGCATAGGTGCAGAGGTGCAACGGCCTTTGGCCACGGTGGTCATCGGCGGGATAATATCGTCAACCTTGCTAACACTGGTAGTGCTGCCTGTACTCTATCGACTCGTGCATAGTAAAGGGGATTAG
- a CDS encoding IS3 family transposase (programmed frameshift), producing MSGKRYPEEFKIEAVKQVVDRGHSVADVAKRLDITTHSLYAWVKKFGPDSKKHNDLSEAQAEIKRLQKELKRATEERDIFKKSRGVLRKAVRLRYAFIKDNSNSWPVRWLCRMLDVHPSGYYAWSSKPLSKRDKANRRLTGLIKQFWLESGGVYGYRKIHSDLRDIGERCGINRVYRLMVREGLRAQVGYRRPRHRGEESHVVVPNRLNREFNPAAPDEAWVTDITHVRTHEGWLYLAVVVDLFSRKVIGWSMQQRITKDIVLNALLMAVWRRNPKQQVTVHSDQGSQYTSHDWQAFLKANGLEGSMSRRGNCHDNAVAESFFQLLKRERIKKKIYSTRDDARADIFDYIEMFYNCKRKHGSNNLLSPVEYEKRHVQRLGSV from the exons ATGAGCGGTAAACGCTACCCTGAAGAATTTAAAATTGAAGCGGTCAAACAAGTCGTTGATCGTGGCCATTCTGTCGCTGATGTTGCCAAGCGACTCGATATCACTACTCACAGCTTGTACGCCTGGGTTAAGAAGTTCGGCCCTGATTCCAAGAAGCATAATGATTTATCTGAGGCCCAGGCTGAGATAAAGCGACTTCAGAAAGAATTAAAACGGGCTACAGAAGAACGGGATATAT TTAAAAAAAGCCGCGGCGTACTTCGCAAAGCAGTCCGATTGAGGTACGCCTTTATCAAGGATAATAGCAATAGCTGGCCTGTTCGTTGGCTATGTCGGATGCTGGATGTTCATCCCAGCGGATACTATGCCTGGAGCAGTAAGCCTCTGTCGAAACGCGACAAAGCCAACCGTCGTCTAACAGGACTAATTAAGCAATTCTGGCTGGAGTCTGGTGGCGTGTACGGCTACCGCAAAATTCATTCAGATTTACGGGACATCGGTGAACGATGCGGTATTAACCGCGTGTACCGACTCATGGTTCGGGAAGGATTACGTGCTCAGGTTGGCTATCGACGGCCTCGTCATCGAGGCGAAGAAAGTCACGTTGTGGTGCCAAACCGGCTGAACCGGGAGTTTAATCCCGCTGCGCCTGATGAAGCCTGGGTAACGGATATCACGCATGTCCGAACTCACGAAGGCTGGCTGTATCTGGCGGTTGTTGTCGACTTGTTCTCCCGAAAGGTTATCGGCTGGTCAATGCAGCAACGAATAACGAAAGACATTGTGCTCAACGCTCTGTTGATGGCTGTATGGCGTCGGAATCCAAAGCAACAAGTGACGGTGCACTCAGATCAAGGAAGCCAATATACCAGCCATGACTGGCAGGCATTCCTGAAAGCGAATGGTCTGGAGGGAAGTATGAGCCGACGTGGTAACTGTCATGATAACGCCGTGGCGGAAAGCTTCTTCCAACTGCTGAAGCGAGAGAGAATCAAAAAGAAAATCTACTCAACCAGAGATGATGCCCGTGCTGACATATTCGATTACATCGAAATGTTTTATAACTGCAAACGCAAACATGGTTCCAATAATTTACTGTCACCAGTAGAGTATGAAAAACGCCATGTTCAACGGCTGGGAAGTGTCTAG
- a CDS encoding methyltransferase family protein encodes MVSLILISSFLALAVLGRSFVQYKRNGDFGIRAASINAPLIEIVPGAIFVVTFCFAFGLVLFGYLGRAPLLFVPSIPFQLLGSLIGACGIAVTLLSQIQMGDSWRIGVDQQETTALITHGIYAKSRNPIYFGIFLFWAGVCITFPHLLLWACAFVCWICIEVIVRQIEEPYLKKVHGDDFLKYKSDTNRYIPKLSRFKF; translated from the coding sequence ATGGTTTCGCTTATTTTAATTAGTAGTTTTTTGGCGCTAGCCGTCCTCGGTAGAAGCTTTGTTCAATATAAGAGAAATGGTGATTTTGGTATAAGAGCAGCATCTATAAACGCACCATTAATAGAAATTGTACCAGGGGCTATATTCGTGGTTACGTTTTGCTTTGCATTTGGTCTAGTTCTTTTTGGTTACTTAGGACGTGCGCCCCTACTATTTGTTCCTTCAATTCCATTTCAGCTTCTCGGCTCCTTGATTGGCGCCTGCGGAATTGCTGTAACTTTGTTGTCTCAAATTCAAATGGGAGATTCATGGCGTATTGGCGTTGACCAGCAAGAAACGACTGCACTTATTACCCACGGGATTTACGCAAAGTCTCGCAACCCCATTTACTTTGGTATTTTTCTATTTTGGGCAGGGGTGTGTATAACGTTCCCACATTTGCTGCTTTGGGCATGTGCTTTTGTATGTTGGATTTGCATTGAAGTGATTGTTCGACAAATTGAAGAGCCTTATTTGAAGAAAGTGCATGGCGATGATTTTCTAAAATATAAGTCTGACACTAACCGATACATACCTAAGCTTTCACGCTTTAAGTTTTGA
- the cadR gene encoding Cd(II)/Pb(II)-responsive transcriptional regulator gives MKIGDVAKTTGCSIQTIRFYEKKGLLPELKRSSGNYRVYDKGTIEQLLFIKQCRSLDMSITEVKTLMDSRSRPDQSCSNINTLIAKHLSDVIIRIEELNALKSSLENMAAKCDQDKTIRDCGILNYLHT, from the coding sequence ATGAAAATTGGTGATGTCGCAAAGACGACAGGTTGTAGTATTCAGACCATTCGTTTTTATGAAAAGAAGGGGCTCTTGCCTGAGCTTAAGCGCTCAAGTGGAAATTATCGTGTCTACGACAAGGGGACTATTGAACAACTCCTGTTTATCAAACAGTGTCGTTCATTAGATATGTCTATCACGGAAGTAAAAACGCTCATGGACAGTCGTTCGAGGCCGGATCAGAGCTGTTCAAATATCAATACGTTAATAGCTAAGCATTTATCCGACGTCATTATTCGCATTGAAGAGCTAAACGCATTAAAGTCATCACTCGAAAATATGGCGGCAAAGTGTGATCAAGACAAAACCATTAGGGACTGTGGCATTTTAAATTATTTACACACTTAA